Proteins found in one Acidobacteriota bacterium genomic segment:
- a CDS encoding HAD-IC family P-type ATPase produces MPGKGRDGLRSRSVIVAVGSLPSFEADLSSLFFPFLSAVEVLAEADAARAQGQTILFVAVDGKPAGFLAAADPIRPSTRAAIAGMHDLGIRVVMLTGDAKATAEAVAKELGIDEVVAGVLPAGKAGTVTRLKSEGRIVAMAGDGINDAPALAAADVGIAMGTGTDVAIQSAGVTLVGGDLSGLLRARHLSRATIRNIRQNLFFAFVYNSLGVPLAAGVLYPFFGLLLSPIIASAAMSLSSVSVIANALRLRRAAL; encoded by the coding sequence ATCCCGGGCAAAGGGCGCGATGGCCTCAGATCGAGGAGCGTCATCGTAGCCGTTGGTTCTCTTCCCTCATTCGAAGCAGATCTCTCTTCTCTCTTCTTCCCTTTCCTTTCCGCCGTCGAGGTCCTTGCCGAGGCCGACGCCGCCCGTGCGCAGGGCCAGACGATCCTCTTCGTCGCCGTGGACGGGAAGCCTGCGGGGTTCCTCGCCGCCGCGGATCCGATCAGGCCTTCCACGCGCGCCGCGATCGCGGGGATGCACGACCTCGGGATTCGCGTCGTGATGCTCACGGGCGACGCGAAGGCGACGGCGGAGGCCGTGGCAAAGGAGCTCGGCATCGACGAGGTCGTCGCGGGCGTGCTTCCGGCGGGGAAGGCCGGGACCGTGACGCGGCTGAAGAGCGAGGGCCGGATCGTCGCAATGGCGGGCGACGGCATCAACGACGCGCCCGCGCTGGCCGCCGCCGACGTGGGGATCGCGATGGGGACGGGGACCGACGTCGCCATCCAGAGCGCGGGAGTGACTCTCGTCGGAGGCGACCTCTCGGGCCTCCTGCGCGCGCGGCACCTGAGCCGGGCGACGATCCGGAACATCCGGCAGAACCTCTTCTTCGCGTTCGTCTACAACTCGCTCGGGGTTCCGCTGGCGGCGGGCGTCCTCTACCCCTTCTTCGGCCTCCTCCTCTCTCCGATCATCGCGAGCGCCGCGATGAGCCTGAGCTCGGTCTCCGTCATAGCCAACGCCCTGCGGCTCCGGCGGGCTGCCCTGTAG
- a CDS encoding efflux RND transporter permease subunit: protein MIRRIIRFSAENKYLVIAVYAIVIVLAIGVIRRTPLDAIPDLSDTQVIVFSRWDRSPDILEDQVTYPIVAALLGAPKVKTIRGFSDFGFSYVYVIFEDGTDIYWARSRVLEKLSTIQSRLPAGVKTELGPDATSVGWIYQYALVDESGKNATDEIRSYQDWFLRYAVQSVPGVAEVASVGGSQKQYQVTLDPNTLSAYGIPLESVVEAIRKSNNEIGGRLIEFSGREYMVRGRGYLKTVEDIGKIVVKTNEKGTPLTVRDIGRVALGPEIRRGVTDLDGKGDTVGGIVVMRSGENALDVIDRVKARLKEIEPSLPPGLKIVTTYDRSDLIKRSVDTLRSKLIEEIVVVSLVILLFLWHVPSAIVPIVTIPISVILAFIPFNAMGLNINIMSLGGIAISIGILVDGAIVEVENAYKKLQEWNDGGRPGDFHRIRLEALMEVGPSVFFSLLVVAVAFLPVFTLVDQEGRLFKPLAFSKNLAMAIAAFLAITLDPAIRMLFTRMDGFSFRPKWLAWIVNQVTVGKYYAEEKHPISVVLHRLYERPCRAVLNHPKTTIAIALLAMLSTVPVFLKLGSEFMPPLYEGSILYMPTTLPGISVTEAERLLQTQDRVLKSFPEVERVFGKAGRAETSTDPAPFSMMETTVILKPEAEWRKKDRWYSSWAPGWLANGFGHIWPNHISHDELVDEMDRALRIPGTTNAWTMPIKARIDMLSTGIRTPVGIKIFGASLGEIERIGAEVEAAVKDVSGTRSAFAERVAGGYFIDFDLNRDALARYGLTVDDANAVIMTAIGGETVTTVIKGRERYSVNVRYSRELREDFDRLARVLVPTMGGAQVPLGQLATIRQVRGPAMIRNENGLLSGYVYVDFDTSKEDVGGYVERAKKAVAAHVTLPPGYALVWSGQYENMMRVKERLKVVIPVTLVLIWLLMYANTKSAIKTMIVLLAVPFSIIGAVWFLYLLGYNLSIAVWVGMIALMGLDAETGIFMLLFLDLSHADAKAKGLLRNRADLVESIIHGAVKRVRPKAMTVCAAFFGLIPIMWSTGAGADLMKRIAAPMVGGLVTSFALELLVYPAVYILWKQRELPGAQA, encoded by the coding sequence ATGATCCGGCGGATTATCCGGTTCTCCGCCGAGAACAAATACCTCGTCATCGCGGTCTACGCGATCGTCATCGTCCTCGCGATCGGCGTCATCAGGAGGACGCCGCTGGACGCGATTCCGGACCTCTCCGACACGCAGGTCATCGTGTTCTCGCGCTGGGACCGCAGCCCGGACATTCTCGAGGACCAGGTCACGTACCCGATCGTGGCGGCGCTCCTCGGAGCCCCGAAGGTCAAGACGATCCGCGGGTTCTCGGACTTCGGCTTCTCCTACGTCTACGTCATCTTCGAGGACGGCACGGACATCTACTGGGCGCGCTCCCGCGTCCTCGAGAAGCTCTCGACGATCCAGTCGCGTCTCCCCGCCGGCGTGAAGACCGAGCTCGGGCCGGACGCGACGAGCGTCGGCTGGATCTACCAGTACGCGCTCGTCGACGAGAGCGGGAAGAACGCGACCGACGAGATCCGCTCGTACCAGGACTGGTTCCTGCGGTACGCCGTGCAGTCCGTGCCCGGCGTCGCGGAAGTCGCGAGCGTGGGCGGCTCCCAGAAGCAGTACCAGGTGACGCTGGACCCGAACACCCTTTCGGCCTATGGAATCCCGCTCGAGTCCGTCGTGGAGGCGATCCGGAAGAGCAACAACGAGATCGGCGGGCGCCTGATCGAATTCTCGGGGCGCGAATACATGGTGCGCGGCCGCGGCTATCTCAAGACCGTCGAGGACATCGGGAAAATCGTCGTCAAGACGAACGAGAAGGGGACGCCGCTGACGGTCCGGGACATCGGGCGTGTCGCGCTCGGCCCCGAGATCCGGCGGGGCGTGACGGACCTCGACGGCAAGGGCGACACCGTGGGCGGCATCGTCGTGATGCGGAGCGGCGAGAACGCGCTCGACGTGATCGACCGTGTGAAGGCCCGGCTGAAGGAGATCGAGCCGTCGCTGCCGCCGGGCCTGAAGATCGTGACGACGTACGACCGGTCGGACCTCATCAAGCGCTCCGTCGACACGCTCCGGTCGAAGCTGATCGAGGAGATCGTCGTGGTCTCGCTCGTAATCCTCCTCTTCCTGTGGCACGTGCCGAGCGCGATCGTCCCCATCGTGACGATTCCGATCTCGGTGATCCTCGCGTTCATCCCGTTCAACGCGATGGGCCTGAACATCAACATCATGTCGCTGGGCGGCATCGCGATCTCGATCGGCATCCTCGTGGACGGCGCGATCGTGGAGGTCGAGAACGCCTACAAGAAACTGCAGGAGTGGAACGACGGCGGCCGGCCCGGAGACTTCCACAGGATCCGGCTCGAGGCGCTCATGGAGGTCGGCCCGTCGGTCTTCTTCTCGCTCCTCGTCGTCGCGGTCGCGTTCCTTCCGGTCTTCACGCTCGTGGACCAGGAGGGCCGCCTCTTCAAGCCGCTCGCGTTCTCGAAGAACCTCGCGATGGCGATCGCGGCGTTCCTCGCGATCACGCTCGATCCCGCGATCCGGATGCTCTTCACGCGCATGGACGGCTTCTCGTTCCGCCCGAAGTGGCTCGCGTGGATCGTCAACCAGGTCACGGTGGGGAAGTACTACGCGGAGGAGAAGCACCCGATCAGCGTCGTCCTGCACCGGCTCTACGAGAGGCCCTGCCGCGCGGTGCTCAACCACCCGAAGACGACGATCGCGATCGCGCTCCTCGCCATGCTCTCGACGGTCCCGGTCTTCCTGAAGCTCGGCTCCGAGTTCATGCCGCCGCTCTACGAGGGCTCGATCCTCTACATGCCGACGACGCTGCCGGGAATCTCCGTGACCGAGGCCGAGCGGCTGCTCCAGACGCAGGACCGCGTGCTGAAGTCGTTCCCGGAGGTCGAGCGCGTGTTCGGCAAGGCGGGCCGCGCCGAGACGTCCACGGACCCGGCTCCGTTCTCGATGATGGAGACGACGGTCATCCTCAAGCCCGAGGCCGAGTGGCGCAAGAAGGACAGGTGGTATTCGTCGTGGGCGCCCGGCTGGCTCGCGAACGGCTTCGGCCACATCTGGCCGAACCACATCTCCCACGACGAGCTCGTCGACGAGATGGACCGGGCGCTCAGGATTCCCGGGACGACGAACGCGTGGACGATGCCGATCAAGGCGCGCATCGACATGCTCTCGACGGGCATCCGCACGCCGGTCGGGATCAAGATCTTCGGGGCGAGCCTCGGCGAGATCGAGCGGATCGGCGCGGAGGTCGAGGCGGCGGTGAAGGACGTCTCGGGCACGCGTTCCGCGTTCGCGGAGCGCGTGGCCGGCGGCTACTTCATCGACTTCGACCTGAACCGTGACGCGCTCGCGCGCTACGGCCTCACGGTGGACGACGCGAACGCGGTCATCATGACGGCGATCGGCGGCGAGACCGTCACGACGGTGATCAAGGGCCGCGAGCGCTACTCCGTCAACGTCCGCTACTCGCGCGAGCTGCGCGAGGACTTCGACCGCCTCGCGCGCGTCCTCGTCCCGACGATGGGGGGCGCCCAGGTGCCGCTCGGCCAGCTCGCGACGATCCGCCAGGTGCGGGGACCGGCGATGATCCGGAACGAGAACGGCCTCCTCTCGGGCTACGTCTACGTCGACTTCGACACGTCGAAGGAGGACGTTGGCGGGTACGTCGAGCGGGCGAAGAAGGCCGTCGCGGCGCACGTGACGCTGCCGCCCGGGTACGCGCTCGTCTGGAGCGGCCAGTACGAGAACATGATGCGCGTCAAGGAGCGCCTCAAGGTCGTCATCCCGGTGACGCTCGTCCTGATCTGGCTCCTGATGTACGCGAACACGAAGTCGGCGATAAAGACGATGATCGTCCTCCTCGCGGTGCCGTTCTCGATCATCGGCGCCGTGTGGTTCCTGTACCTCCTCGGCTACAACCTCTCGATCGCCGTGTGGGTCGGGATGATCGCGCTCATGGGGCTCGACGCCGAGACGGGCATCTTCATGCTCCTCTTCCTCGACCTCTCGCACGCGGACGCGAAGGCGAAGGGGCTCCTGAGGAACCGCGCGGACCTCGTCGAGTCGATCATCCACGGAGCCGTCAAGCGCGTGAGGCCGAAGGCCATGACCGTCTGCGCCGCGTTCTTCGGCCTGATCCCGATCATGTGGTCGACGGGCGCCGGCGCCGACCTGATGAAGCGCATCGCGGCGCCGATGGTGGGCGGCCTCGTGACGTCGTTCGCGCTGGAGCTCCTCGTCTACCCGGCCGTCTACATCCTCTGGAAGCAGCGCGAGTTGCCGGGAGCGCAGGCATGA
- a CDS encoding efflux RND transporter periplasmic adaptor subunit — MNLLRRIPCFPLGIALVVGAVLALGGCGGKTSAPSPGAPAAKAAKWQCPMHPEVVKDGPGDCPICNMKLVPIEGAASAPSKGAGAAPEGLATVTIDAAKRQLLGLKTVAVTRAPFATSIRTTGRIAADERRVHHVHTRYEGFVEHVTADFTGKYVKKGEVLALIYSPELYATQQEYLLALKASRSLGPSGVPSVAQGGRDLLEAARQRLLLWEITPADIAAIEKKGEPVRAMPVYAPISGYVTGRTAYHGMKVTSADTLFDILDLSAVWVLADVYEYELPRLATGEKATMTLSYWPGRSWQGTVTYVYPSVDEKTRTVKVRAEFDNPKGELKPEMFADVTLHARPRTVLQVPDDAVLESGTRNVVFVAEGEGTLSPREVAIGDRGEGMVEVRSGLKEGDVVVRGANFLVDSESRLKAAISAMGTSK; from the coding sequence ATGAATCTGCTTAGAAGGATCCCTTGCTTTCCCCTCGGCATCGCGCTGGTCGTGGGCGCCGTGCTCGCCCTCGGAGGCTGCGGAGGCAAGACGTCGGCGCCTTCCCCGGGAGCGCCGGCGGCGAAGGCGGCGAAGTGGCAGTGCCCGATGCATCCCGAGGTCGTCAAGGACGGGCCCGGGGACTGCCCGATCTGCAACATGAAGCTCGTCCCGATCGAGGGGGCGGCCTCTGCGCCGTCGAAAGGCGCCGGCGCCGCGCCCGAGGGCCTCGCGACGGTCACGATCGACGCGGCCAAGCGGCAGCTCCTCGGCCTCAAGACCGTCGCCGTGACGCGCGCGCCGTTCGCGACATCCATCCGGACGACCGGGCGTATCGCGGCGGACGAGCGCCGCGTCCACCACGTCCACACGCGTTACGAGGGCTTCGTCGAGCACGTCACGGCGGACTTCACGGGCAAGTACGTGAAAAAGGGCGAGGTCCTCGCGCTGATCTACAGCCCGGAGCTCTATGCCACGCAGCAGGAGTACCTGCTCGCGCTCAAGGCGTCGCGCTCGCTCGGGCCCTCCGGCGTCCCGTCCGTCGCGCAGGGCGGGCGCGACCTCCTCGAGGCGGCGCGCCAGCGCCTCCTCCTCTGGGAGATCACGCCCGCCGACATCGCGGCGATCGAGAAGAAGGGAGAGCCCGTCCGCGCGATGCCCGTCTACGCCCCGATCTCCGGGTACGTCACGGGGCGAACCGCGTACCACGGGATGAAGGTGACGTCGGCCGACACTCTTTTCGACATCCTCGACCTGTCCGCCGTGTGGGTGCTCGCGGACGTTTACGAGTACGAGCTCCCGCGCCTCGCCACGGGCGAGAAGGCGACCATGACGCTCTCCTACTGGCCGGGGCGCTCGTGGCAGGGGACGGTCACGTACGTCTACCCGTCCGTGGACGAGAAGACGCGCACCGTGAAGGTGCGCGCCGAGTTCGACAACCCGAAGGGCGAGCTGAAGCCCGAGATGTTCGCGGACGTCACGCTCCACGCCCGGCCGCGCACCGTGCTCCAGGTTCCGGATGACGCCGTTCTCGAGAGCGGCACGCGGAACGTCGTGTTCGTTGCCGAGGGCGAGGGGACGCTCTCTCCGCGCGAGGTCGCGATCGGCGATCGCGGCGAGGGAATGGTGGAAGTCCGGAGCGGACTCAAGGAGGGCGACGTCGTCGTCCGGGGCGCCAACTTCCTCGTGGATTCCGAGTCGCGACTCAAGGCCGCCATCTCGGCGATGGGTACGTCGAAATGA
- a CDS encoding TolC family protein, translating into MVGRREDFLRRSRVQACRAVAVCGLVSLFAAVPPAGAANAAPAPGAPADAGASAAAEADALVAQALARNPELAAARSEAAALAARAPAAGVLSDPMLSVGYENDGSAISLGTEPMSRLIFAAQQAFPFPGKLGAAEKLANADAARAAFRPERAALAVAGAVRRAHADLLEARENQRLVDEQIETWRQMDETIRARYAAGMGTQQDVIRAQSERTRLLQQRRRDQAAEEGALAELRRLLDLPPDAPVAAAARLLPGGALDVPRRDEAVAKALDATPEIRDAAALGERSRLAADLAKRGSQPDFVVSAAYMNRGSLPLMWSAGVGVTVPIFAGARTRPLVAEAQGLSGSAATTEAAIKAIVRARAEERLIRMRQLADEARLDAEGVLVQDRLSVDAALASYRSGAVPFVTVLEALGTLYQDRRSAVGRLAGFLRADADLRESSLDRTASASGASTSTPSSSTAGM; encoded by the coding sequence ATGGTCGGAAGAAGAGAAGATTTTCTTAGAAGGTCCCGAGTGCAGGCCTGCCGTGCCGTGGCTGTCTGCGGCCTTGTCTCGTTGTTCGCGGCCGTTCCCCCGGCGGGCGCCGCGAATGCGGCGCCCGCCCCCGGCGCGCCCGCGGATGCGGGCGCAAGTGCCGCCGCCGAGGCCGACGCCCTCGTCGCCCAGGCGCTGGCTCGAAATCCCGAGCTCGCGGCGGCGCGATCGGAGGCCGCGGCTCTCGCGGCGCGCGCTCCGGCGGCGGGGGTCCTGTCCGACCCGATGCTCTCCGTCGGATACGAGAACGACGGGTCCGCCATCTCCCTCGGTACGGAGCCGATGTCGCGCCTCATCTTCGCGGCCCAGCAGGCGTTCCCGTTTCCGGGCAAGCTCGGGGCCGCGGAGAAGCTCGCGAACGCCGACGCCGCCCGGGCCGCCTTCCGGCCCGAGCGCGCGGCGCTCGCCGTCGCCGGTGCCGTCCGCCGCGCCCATGCGGACCTTCTCGAGGCCCGCGAGAACCAGCGCCTCGTCGACGAGCAGATCGAGACGTGGCGTCAGATGGACGAGACGATTCGCGCCCGTTACGCGGCCGGGATGGGGACGCAGCAGGACGTGATCCGCGCGCAGAGCGAGCGGACGCGCCTCCTTCAGCAGAGGCGGCGCGACCAGGCCGCCGAGGAGGGTGCTCTCGCGGAGCTGCGGCGCCTCCTCGACCTTCCTCCGGACGCGCCCGTCGCCGCTGCCGCGCGGCTTCTCCCCGGAGGCGCGCTCGACGTCCCGCGTCGCGACGAAGCGGTTGCCAAGGCCCTCGACGCCACGCCCGAGATTCGCGACGCCGCGGCGCTCGGCGAGCGCTCGCGGCTCGCGGCAGACCTCGCAAAGCGCGGGTCGCAGCCGGACTTCGTCGTCTCGGCGGCGTACATGAACCGCGGCTCGCTCCCGCTCATGTGGTCCGCCGGCGTCGGCGTGACCGTGCCGATCTTCGCGGGCGCGCGCACGCGGCCGCTCGTCGCCGAGGCGCAGGGGCTCTCCGGCTCCGCGGCCACGACGGAAGCCGCCATCAAGGCGATCGTGCGCGCGCGCGCCGAGGAGCGCCTCATCCGGATGCGCCAGCTCGCGGACGAGGCGCGGCTGGACGCGGAGGGCGTCCTCGTCCAGGACCGCCTTTCGGTGGATGCGGCGCTCGCGAGCTACCGCTCCGGCGCCGTCCCGTTCGTGACCGTCCTCGAGGCTCTCGGGACTCTCTACCAGGACCGCCGCTCCGCGGTCGGGAGGCTCGCGGGCTTCCTGCGCGCGGACGCGGACCTCAGGGAGTCCTCGCTTGACCGCACCGCCTCCGCCTCCGGCGCTTCGACGTCGACGCCTTCGTCGAGCACGGCCGGGATGTAG
- a CDS encoding FAD-binding oxidoreductase, translating to MTAAECPVPERVEGFGLYNFCVSPVYRPSSVEELASILANLRARGETPVFRGAGRSYGDAALNPAGPVVELTRLNAIRSLDAETGIVRAGAGLTLGELWKASIPKGLWPPVVTGTMNVTLGGAVAVNVHGKNGWKRGTIGDHLESVSVLRPDGRIEQIAAGSAALADVVGNTRAADPIVEVALHLKKLRSGYLDVEGFATPDLAATLAGIDGAKDDWEYVVGWMDCWASGRALGRSALHVANEHVPAPGEPTGFSVAEQLADVKTGPLPVPLLLLGLKLTARGPQMRLVNAAKFLAGRLAGRARYRQSLVAYSFLLDYVPGWNEAYRPGGFIQYQLFVPKEKAEEAFARALFLQQEAEVVSSLAVVKRHRADTFPRGYAPDGFSLALDFPVTRGNADRLVRLCRGFDRILLETGGRAYRAKDCVGTVDRLAAARGGRAA from the coding sequence GTGACGGCGGCCGAGTGCCCGGTTCCCGAACGTGTCGAGGGCTTCGGCCTCTACAACTTCTGCGTGTCGCCGGTCTACCGGCCGTCGTCCGTGGAGGAGCTGGCGTCGATTCTCGCGAACCTCCGCGCCCGTGGCGAGACGCCGGTCTTCCGCGGGGCGGGGCGCTCGTACGGCGACGCGGCCCTGAACCCGGCCGGGCCCGTCGTCGAGCTCACGCGGCTGAACGCGATCCGAAGCCTCGACGCCGAGACGGGAATCGTCCGCGCCGGTGCGGGGCTCACGCTCGGAGAGCTCTGGAAGGCCTCGATTCCGAAGGGCCTCTGGCCGCCCGTCGTCACGGGCACGATGAACGTGACGCTCGGCGGCGCCGTCGCCGTGAACGTCCACGGCAAGAACGGCTGGAAGCGCGGGACGATCGGCGACCACCTCGAGAGCGTCTCCGTGCTGCGGCCGGACGGCCGCATCGAGCAGATCGCCGCCGGCTCGGCCGCGCTGGCGGACGTCGTCGGGAACACGCGCGCGGCGGACCCAATCGTGGAGGTCGCGCTCCACCTCAAGAAGCTCCGCTCGGGTTACCTCGACGTCGAAGGCTTCGCGACTCCGGACCTCGCCGCGACGCTCGCGGGAATCGACGGCGCGAAGGACGACTGGGAGTACGTCGTCGGCTGGATGGACTGCTGGGCGTCCGGGCGCGCGCTCGGGCGAAGCGCCCTGCACGTCGCGAACGAGCACGTTCCGGCGCCCGGCGAGCCGACGGGCTTCTCAGTCGCAGAGCAGCTCGCCGACGTCAAGACGGGGCCGCTGCCGGTCCCGCTGCTCCTCCTCGGGCTGAAGCTCACGGCGCGCGGCCCGCAGATGCGCCTCGTGAACGCGGCGAAGTTCCTCGCCGGCCGCCTCGCGGGCCGGGCGCGTTACCGGCAGTCGCTCGTCGCGTACTCGTTCCTCCTCGACTACGTTCCCGGCTGGAACGAGGCGTACCGCCCGGGCGGCTTCATCCAGTACCAGCTCTTCGTCCCGAAGGAGAAGGCCGAGGAGGCGTTCGCCCGCGCCCTCTTCCTGCAGCAGGAGGCCGAGGTCGTTTCGTCGCTGGCCGTCGTCAAGCGCCACCGCGCCGACACCTTCCCGCGCGGCTACGCGCCGGACGGGTTCTCGCTCGCGCTCGACTTCCCGGTCACGCGCGGCAACGCGGACCGCCTCGTCCGCCTGTGCCGCGGCTTCGACCGCATCCTCCTCGAAACGGGCGGCCGCGCCTACCGCGCGAAGGACTGCGTCGGCACCGTGGACCGCCTCGCGGCGGCGCGCGGCGGGAGGGCCGCGTGA
- a CDS encoding SDR family NAD(P)-dependent oxidoreductase encodes MKRVVLVGATDGLGRALAAEYASRGCWVTILGRSPEKLGALVAELSLRHPAATVRGVVCDLADASRIEPAFREALEATGHCDLFLYNAGLMPAGDGVTCDPESDAATMNVNAVAAVRMLGLAANYFRAARRGHLAAISSIAGDRGRKGNPAYNASKAALTTYLEGLRNRLFPFGVTVSTVKPGFVGTRMLDGKKNLFWVVPPDVAARTIADRLEKRHEVFYVYRRWALFGLALHHVPRFLFKRVGPP; translated from the coding sequence GTGAAGAGAGTCGTCCTCGTTGGGGCCACGGACGGGCTGGGGCGTGCGCTCGCGGCCGAGTACGCGTCGCGGGGTTGCTGGGTCACCATTCTCGGCCGGTCGCCGGAGAAGCTCGGAGCCCTCGTCGCCGAACTGTCCCTGCGCCACCCGGCGGCCACGGTTCGCGGCGTCGTCTGCGACCTCGCGGACGCCTCGCGCATCGAGCCGGCCTTCCGCGAGGCCCTCGAAGCGACGGGACACTGCGACCTCTTTCTCTACAACGCGGGGCTGATGCCCGCCGGCGACGGCGTCACGTGCGATCCGGAAAGCGACGCCGCGACGATGAACGTCAACGCGGTCGCGGCGGTCCGGATGCTCGGCCTCGCGGCGAACTACTTCCGCGCGGCGCGCCGCGGGCACCTTGCGGCGATCTCGTCGATCGCGGGCGACCGAGGCCGCAAGGGCAACCCCGCGTACAACGCCTCGAAGGCGGCGCTCACGACGTATCTCGAAGGGCTGCGCAACCGGCTCTTCCCGTTCGGCGTGACGGTTTCGACGGTCAAGCCCGGCTTCGTCGGCACGCGGATGCTGGACGGGAAGAAGAACCTCTTCTGGGTCGTCCCGCCCGACGTGGCGGCCCGGACGATCGCGGACCGCCTCGAGAAGCGGCACGAGGTCTTCTACGTCTACCGCCGCTGGGCGCTCTTCGGCCTCGCGCTCCACCACGTGCCGCGCTTCCTCTTCAAGCGGGTGGGCCCGCCGTGA